Proteins co-encoded in one Rattus rattus isolate New Zealand chromosome 5, Rrattus_CSIRO_v1, whole genome shotgun sequence genomic window:
- the Mafb gene encoding transcription factor MafB produces MAAELSMGPELPTSPLAMEYVNDFDLLKFDVKKEPLGRAERPGRPCTRLQPAGSVSSTPLSTPCSSVPSSPSFSPTEQKTHLEDLYWMASNYQQMNPEALNLTPEDAVEALIGSHPVPQPLQSFDGFRSAHHHHHHHHPHPHHGYPGAGVTHDELGPHAHPHHHHHHQASPPPSSAASPAQQLPTSHPGPGPHAAAAATAAGSNGSVEDRFSDDQLVSMSVRELNRHLRGFTKDEVIRLKQKRRTLKNRGYAQSCRYKRVQQKHHLENEKTQLIQQVEQLKQEVSRLARERDAYKVKCEKLANSGFREAGSTSDSPSSPEFFL; encoded by the coding sequence ATGGCCGCGGAGCTGAGCATGGGGCCAGAGCTGCCCACCAGCCCGCTGGCCATGGAGTACGTCAACGACTTCGACCTTCTCAAGTTCGACGTGAAGAAGGAGCCACTGGGCCGTGCGGAGCGTCCCGGCCGGCCATGCACACGCTTGCAACCGGCTGGTTCGGTGTCGTCCACCCCGCTCAGCACACCGTGCAGCTCCGTGCCTTCTTCTCCCAGCTTCAGTCCGACTGAACAGAAGACCCATCTCGAGGACCTGTACTGGATGGCGAGCAACTACCAGCAGATGAATCCCGAGGCACTCAACCTGACACCCGAGGACGCCGTGGAGGCGCTCATCGGCTCGCACCCAGTGCCACAGCCGCTGCAGAGCTTCGACGGCTTCCGTAGTgcgcaccaccatcaccaccaccaccaccctcatccGCACCACGGGTACCCAGGAGCCGGTGTGACTCACGATGAGCTGGGCCCGCACGCTCACccgcaccatcaccaccatcaccaagcATCACCGCCGCCGTCCAGCGCTGCCAGTCCGGCGCAACAGCTGCCCACTAGTCACCCGGGGCCGGGACCGCACGCGGCAGCCGCGGCGACGGCTGCGGGCAGCAACGGTAGTGTGGAGGACCGCTTCTCTGACGACCAGCTGGTGTCCATGTCGGTGCGTGAGCTGAACCGCCACCTGCGGGGCTTCACCAAGGACGAGGTGATCCGCCTGAAGCAGAAGCGGCGGACCCTGAAGAACCGGGGCTACGCCCAGTCGTGCAGGTATAAACGCGTCCAGCAGAAACATCACCTGGAGAACGAGAAGACGCAGCTCATTCAGCAGGTGGAGCAGCTTAAGCAGGAGGTGTCCCGGCTGGCCCGCGAGAGAGACGCCTACAAGGTCAAGTGCGAGAAACTCGCCAACTCCGGCTTCAGGGAGGCGGGCTCCACCAGCGACAGCCCCTCCTCTCCTGAGTTCTTTCTGTGA